A genome region from Gambusia affinis linkage group LG24, SWU_Gaff_1.0, whole genome shotgun sequence includes the following:
- the cep70 gene encoding centrosomal protein of 70 kDa isoform X2, with product MMKPQEQVEWDDVNKLLQHHGFKPVFFADPVENRNLTDLVLLDKKSASELRMTLRMMLMDSERRQTLIQELVKSNNQLREEVQKHMSHAAQQSQRATELQGLLDEVKSKVQHLEERCLGKAVQQHSHTQQLQKENKEAKTRYLLLEKKVANLEEETAQLRKKLYLTVKEEEQRLTRPSRLQESKQLDQATKRTSASVSPSFKTILKTYQDQQKESNSRIQELEEEVERLKTELDTRCRSDLTGNSRDQSKTSRQRVQYHHLLTEINTLIINPRLHQYQRWPRESEEAEFQAVLPTLEQWSQQLHLLRDLHSRLNKLSATLMPLQPCDADAKALKVEDMIGLVEALLENASSDDKQLRSPTRYTLASMVGHFQKLFDVPSLSGVYPRMNEVYTRLGEMTNTIRNLQNVLDLDSKASPTEVVNQVSRLVFLDPGLGRADIDSIIIKVKQHDEFFPAFHNLVTEILKILGVSHLDDILPALQSLKQTAQ from the exons ATGATGAAGCCG CAGGAGCAGGTAGAGTGGGATGACGTGAATAAACTGTTGCAGCATCACGGCTTTAAGCCTGTGTTCTTTGCGGATCCTGTGGAGAATAGGAACCTCACAG ATTTGGTCCTGCTGGACAAGAAGTCAGCGAGTGAGTTGAGGATGACTCTGAGGATGATGCTGATGGACTCTGAGAGGAGACAGACGCTCATCCAGGAGCTCGTCAAGTCTAACAACCAGCTCAG AGAGGAGGTACAGAAGCACATGAGTCATGCAGCTCAGCAGTCCCAAAGAGCCACAGAGCTGCAGGGGCTGCTGGATGAGGTGAAGAGCAAAGTTCAGCATCTGGAGGAACGCTGCCTGGGGAAGGCGGTCCAGCAGCACAGCCACACCCAGCagctgcagaaggaaaacaaagaggcTAAG acGAGGTATCTGTTGCTGGAAAAGAAAGTAGCCAATCTGGAGGAAGAAACGGCACAGCTCAGGAAGAAACTGTATTTGACTGTCAAAGAAGAGGAACAGCGACTGACTCGACCGAGTCGATTACAGGAGTCCAAACAATTGGATCAAGCTACAAAGAGGACCTCCGCCTCTGTCTCCCCGTCTTTCAAAACCATCCTCAAG ACATATCAGGACCAGCAGAAGGAAAGCAACTCTCGCATACAGGAGTTGGAGGAAGAGGTGGAACGGCTCAAGACAGAACTGGACACAAG ATGTAGAAGTGACCTCACTGGGAACAGCAGGGACCAGTCCAAAACCTCCAGGCAAAGGGTCCAGTATCACCAT ctGTTGACTGAGATCAACACGCTCATTATCAACCCCAGGCTGCACCAGTATCAACGCTGGCCCAGAGAATCGGAGGAAGCAGAATTCCAGGCTGTCCTTCCCACTCTGGAGCAGTGGTCCCAGCAGCTCCACCTGCTCAGG GATCTTCATTCTCGACTGAATAAACTGAGTGCCACACTGATGCCACTGCAGCCCTGTGATGCTGATGCAAAAGCACTCAAGGTGGAGGACATGATAGGTCTGGTGGAGGCGCTGCTGGAGAATGCCTCTTCTGACGATAAACAG CTCAGGAGTCCAACTCGATACACCTTGGCTTCCATGGTAGGTCACTTCCAGAAACTGTTTGATGTTCCCTCCCTCAGTGGAGTTTACCCTCGAATGAACGAGGTCTACACACGACTGGGAGAGATGACCAACACTATTAGAAACCTCCAAAATGTTCTGGACCTAG ACAGCAAAGCTTCTCCTACTGAAGTTGTGAACCAGGTCTCCAGACTGGTCTTCTTGGATCCAGGACTGGGACGGGCAGACATTGACAG catcaTTATCAAAGTGAAGCAACATGATGagttttttcctgctttccACAACCTTGTGACAGAAATCTTAAAGATTCTTG GTGTGAGTCACCTGGACGACATACTTCCTGCGCTACAATCTCTGAAACAGACGGCTCAGTGA
- the cep70 gene encoding centrosomal protein of 70 kDa isoform X1 yields MMKPQEQVEWDDVNKLLQHHGFKPVFFADPVENRNLTDLVLLDKKSASELRMTLRMMLMDSERRQTLIQELVKSNNQLREEVQKHMSHAAQQSQRATELQGLLDEVKSKVQHLEERCLGKAVQQHSHTQQLQKENKEAKTRYLLLEKKVANLEEETAQLRKKLYLTVKEEEQRLTRPSRLQESKQLDQATKRTSASVSPSFKTILKTYQDQQKESNSRIQELEEEVERLKTELDTRCRSDLTGNSRDQSKTSRQRVQYHHLLTEINTLIINPRLHQYQRWPRESEEAEFQAVLPTLEQWSQQLHLLRDLHSRLNKLSATLMPLQPCDADAKALKVEDMIGLVEALLENASSDDKQKLRSPTRYTLASMVGHFQKLFDVPSLSGVYPRMNEVYTRLGEMTNTIRNLQNVLDLDSKASPTEVVNQVSRLVFLDPGLGRADIDSIIIKVKQHDEFFPAFHNLVTEILKILGVSHLDDILPALQSLKQTAQ; encoded by the exons ATGATGAAGCCG CAGGAGCAGGTAGAGTGGGATGACGTGAATAAACTGTTGCAGCATCACGGCTTTAAGCCTGTGTTCTTTGCGGATCCTGTGGAGAATAGGAACCTCACAG ATTTGGTCCTGCTGGACAAGAAGTCAGCGAGTGAGTTGAGGATGACTCTGAGGATGATGCTGATGGACTCTGAGAGGAGACAGACGCTCATCCAGGAGCTCGTCAAGTCTAACAACCAGCTCAG AGAGGAGGTACAGAAGCACATGAGTCATGCAGCTCAGCAGTCCCAAAGAGCCACAGAGCTGCAGGGGCTGCTGGATGAGGTGAAGAGCAAAGTTCAGCATCTGGAGGAACGCTGCCTGGGGAAGGCGGTCCAGCAGCACAGCCACACCCAGCagctgcagaaggaaaacaaagaggcTAAG acGAGGTATCTGTTGCTGGAAAAGAAAGTAGCCAATCTGGAGGAAGAAACGGCACAGCTCAGGAAGAAACTGTATTTGACTGTCAAAGAAGAGGAACAGCGACTGACTCGACCGAGTCGATTACAGGAGTCCAAACAATTGGATCAAGCTACAAAGAGGACCTCCGCCTCTGTCTCCCCGTCTTTCAAAACCATCCTCAAG ACATATCAGGACCAGCAGAAGGAAAGCAACTCTCGCATACAGGAGTTGGAGGAAGAGGTGGAACGGCTCAAGACAGAACTGGACACAAG ATGTAGAAGTGACCTCACTGGGAACAGCAGGGACCAGTCCAAAACCTCCAGGCAAAGGGTCCAGTATCACCAT ctGTTGACTGAGATCAACACGCTCATTATCAACCCCAGGCTGCACCAGTATCAACGCTGGCCCAGAGAATCGGAGGAAGCAGAATTCCAGGCTGTCCTTCCCACTCTGGAGCAGTGGTCCCAGCAGCTCCACCTGCTCAGG GATCTTCATTCTCGACTGAATAAACTGAGTGCCACACTGATGCCACTGCAGCCCTGTGATGCTGATGCAAAAGCACTCAAGGTGGAGGACATGATAGGTCTGGTGGAGGCGCTGCTGGAGAATGCCTCTTCTGACGATAAACAG AAGCTCAGGAGTCCAACTCGATACACCTTGGCTTCCATGGTAGGTCACTTCCAGAAACTGTTTGATGTTCCCTCCCTCAGTGGAGTTTACCCTCGAATGAACGAGGTCTACACACGACTGGGAGAGATGACCAACACTATTAGAAACCTCCAAAATGTTCTGGACCTAG ACAGCAAAGCTTCTCCTACTGAAGTTGTGAACCAGGTCTCCAGACTGGTCTTCTTGGATCCAGGACTGGGACGGGCAGACATTGACAG catcaTTATCAAAGTGAAGCAACATGATGagttttttcctgctttccACAACCTTGTGACAGAAATCTTAAAGATTCTTG GTGTGAGTCACCTGGACGACATACTTCCTGCGCTACAATCTCTGAAACAGACGGCTCAGTGA
- the cep70 gene encoding centrosomal protein of 70 kDa isoform X3, translating into MTLRMMLMDSERRQTLIQELVKSNNQLREEVQKHMSHAAQQSQRATELQGLLDEVKSKVQHLEERCLGKAVQQHSHTQQLQKENKEAKTRYLLLEKKVANLEEETAQLRKKLYLTVKEEEQRLTRPSRLQESKQLDQATKRTSASVSPSFKTILKTYQDQQKESNSRIQELEEEVERLKTELDTRCRSDLTGNSRDQSKTSRQRVQYHHLLTEINTLIINPRLHQYQRWPRESEEAEFQAVLPTLEQWSQQLHLLRDLHSRLNKLSATLMPLQPCDADAKALKVEDMIGLVEALLENASSDDKQKLRSPTRYTLASMVGHFQKLFDVPSLSGVYPRMNEVYTRLGEMTNTIRNLQNVLDLDSKASPTEVVNQVSRLVFLDPGLGRADIDSIIIKVKQHDEFFPAFHNLVTEILKILGVSHLDDILPALQSLKQTAQ; encoded by the exons ATGACTCTGAGGATGATGCTGATGGACTCTGAGAGGAGACAGACGCTCATCCAGGAGCTCGTCAAGTCTAACAACCAGCTCAG AGAGGAGGTACAGAAGCACATGAGTCATGCAGCTCAGCAGTCCCAAAGAGCCACAGAGCTGCAGGGGCTGCTGGATGAGGTGAAGAGCAAAGTTCAGCATCTGGAGGAACGCTGCCTGGGGAAGGCGGTCCAGCAGCACAGCCACACCCAGCagctgcagaaggaaaacaaagaggcTAAG acGAGGTATCTGTTGCTGGAAAAGAAAGTAGCCAATCTGGAGGAAGAAACGGCACAGCTCAGGAAGAAACTGTATTTGACTGTCAAAGAAGAGGAACAGCGACTGACTCGACCGAGTCGATTACAGGAGTCCAAACAATTGGATCAAGCTACAAAGAGGACCTCCGCCTCTGTCTCCCCGTCTTTCAAAACCATCCTCAAG ACATATCAGGACCAGCAGAAGGAAAGCAACTCTCGCATACAGGAGTTGGAGGAAGAGGTGGAACGGCTCAAGACAGAACTGGACACAAG ATGTAGAAGTGACCTCACTGGGAACAGCAGGGACCAGTCCAAAACCTCCAGGCAAAGGGTCCAGTATCACCAT ctGTTGACTGAGATCAACACGCTCATTATCAACCCCAGGCTGCACCAGTATCAACGCTGGCCCAGAGAATCGGAGGAAGCAGAATTCCAGGCTGTCCTTCCCACTCTGGAGCAGTGGTCCCAGCAGCTCCACCTGCTCAGG GATCTTCATTCTCGACTGAATAAACTGAGTGCCACACTGATGCCACTGCAGCCCTGTGATGCTGATGCAAAAGCACTCAAGGTGGAGGACATGATAGGTCTGGTGGAGGCGCTGCTGGAGAATGCCTCTTCTGACGATAAACAG AAGCTCAGGAGTCCAACTCGATACACCTTGGCTTCCATGGTAGGTCACTTCCAGAAACTGTTTGATGTTCCCTCCCTCAGTGGAGTTTACCCTCGAATGAACGAGGTCTACACACGACTGGGAGAGATGACCAACACTATTAGAAACCTCCAAAATGTTCTGGACCTAG ACAGCAAAGCTTCTCCTACTGAAGTTGTGAACCAGGTCTCCAGACTGGTCTTCTTGGATCCAGGACTGGGACGGGCAGACATTGACAG catcaTTATCAAAGTGAAGCAACATGATGagttttttcctgctttccACAACCTTGTGACAGAAATCTTAAAGATTCTTG GTGTGAGTCACCTGGACGACATACTTCCTGCGCTACAATCTCTGAAACAGACGGCTCAGTGA
- the LOC122826921 gene encoding LOW QUALITY PROTEIN: ankyrin repeat domain-containing protein SOWAHC-like (The sequence of the model RefSeq protein was modified relative to this genomic sequence to represent the inferred CDS: inserted 1 base in 1 codon) gives MASGFSQDSIADFLRQRGGTVTSPELLEHFKAVFPQEPHSRAAVRSLFKSCVDSVAFVKTDSGVKHVCLRRQFRYCATSPSPDDQVSRDDAAASVQVQQKSARDSGYGNDWRAVPHIITAESDQPNKPEQDCGHQGLLGVLDEGAGSSAHMGNSGSFSTRRNDSRKGKVGKLAIPQITVIQASPLPVDGSVFILPGPECSAAAAHVHTDWTPKGLKEEEQQGPASKQTFLSTKEDSEDKEDECISLSGSEDSCSPKGSRKHFIQVMMNTSLEVRNSIELRSPVCLTPRSDSDSASVGSASLDVDRTSVTLDPAEHEWMMCASDAEWDSLHALLSSEPNLVLKKDFVTGFTCLHWAAKHGKQELIALIINFAKHHNLPISVDVRSNMGYTPLHIAAIHSHMEVLKLLVGAYNADVEIRDYSGRKACHYLTNNVSVDIRDIIXYELAESKGAEPRVGGRWRFSKVLQNNLKPIHRLSLGDSELTGGEDHLRSKPVRRRSSLSRMKPNLQKIRQRASQLVHSTSFRDKRELDESEEKPSRSRPKTHFLG, from the exons ATGGCCAGCGGCTTCAGCCAGGACTCCATAGCGGACTTTCTGAGGCAGAGAGGAGGCACCGTCACCAGCCCTGAGCTACTGGAGCATTTTAAAGCCGTGTTCCCGCAAGAGCCGCACAGCAGGGCTGCTGTCCGCAGCCTCTTTAAGTCTTGCGTGGACAGCGTGGCTTTCGTAAAGACAGACAGCGGAGTCAAACATGTCTGTCTGCGGAGACAGTTCCGTTACTGCGCTACATCCCCCTCACCTGACGACCAGGTGAGCCGCGATGACGCAGCCGCGAGCGTTCAGGTACAGCAGAAATCAGCGCGCGACTCAGGTTACGGAAATGACTGGAGGGCAGTTCCGCATATTATCACTGCAGAGAGCGACCAGCCGAACAAACCGGAGCAGGACTGTGGACATCAGGGGTTGCTTGGTGTTCTGGATGAAGGGGCTGGCAGCTCAGCTCACATGGGGAACTCTGGGAGCTTCAGTACGCGGAGGAATGACTCCAGGAAGGGGAAGGTCGGGAAACTCGCTATTCCACAAATCACAGTGATTCAGGCTTCGCCGCTCCCTGTGGACGGATCTGTCTTCATCCTGCCTGGGCCTGAgtgttctgcagctgcagctcacgTACACACCGATTGGACGCCTAAGGGCCTGAAAGAGGAAGAGCAACAAGGTCCTGCGTCTAAGCAGACGTTCCTCTCCACCAAGGAGGACTCAGAGGACAAGGAGGATGAATGCATTAGCTTGTCTGGCAGTGAGGACAGCTGCAGTCCGAAGGGCAGCCGAAAGCACTTCATCCAGGTGATGATGAACACTTCTCTTGAAGTGAGGAACAGTATAGAACTCCGCAGCCCCGTCTGCCTCACCCCCCGGAGCGACAGTGACTCGGCCTCGGTGGGCTCTGCCAGCCTGGACGTGGACAGGACCTCCGTCACCCTGGACCCTGCGGAACACGAGTGGATGATGTGTGCATCGGATGCAGAGTGGGACAGCCTCCATGCCCTCCTCAGCAGCGAACCCAACCTGGTTCTGAAGAAGGACTTTGTCACTGGTTTCACCTGCCTGCACTGGGCTGCTAAGCACGGCAAGCAAGAGCTGATCGCTCTGATCATCAACTTTGCCAAACATCACAACCTTCCCATTAGCGTGGATGTTCGCTCCAACATGGGCTACACGCCGCTGCACATAGCTGCCATCCACAGCCACATGGAGGTGCTGAAGCTCCTGGTGGGGGCTTACAACGCAGACGTGGAAATCAGGGACTACAGTGGGAGAAAGGCCTGTCACTACCTCACCAACAACGTGAGTGTGGACATTAGAGACATCA GCTATGAGCTTGCTGAATCCAAAGGTGCAGAGCCTAGGGTTGGAGGACGCTGGAGGTTCTCTAAAGTCCTTCAGAACAACCTGAAACCCATCCACCGGCTGAGCCTCGGAGACAGCGAGCTTACGGGCGGGGAGGACCATCTCAGGAGCAAACCCGTCCGGAGGAGGTCTTCGCTTAGCAGGATGAAGCCCAACCTGCAGAAGATACGCCAGAGGGCGTCCCAGCTCGTTCACAGCACTTCTTTCCGGGATAAACGGGAGCTGGATGAATCTGAGGAGAAACCCTCGAGGTCCAGACCTAAAACCCATTTCCTAGGTTGA